Proteins encoded in a region of the Augochlora pura isolate Apur16 chromosome 4, APUR_v2.2.1, whole genome shotgun sequence genome:
- the Klp31e gene encoding kinesin-like protein 31E isoform X2: MADDTSVRVAVRIRPQVAREVIDMCRICTQVPPGEPQVFLGPDKAFTYDYVFDTGFGQGTIYDTCVARLVEGALDGYNATVLAYGQTGSGKTYTMGTGFDVEVDESVIGIIPRAIKHLFDGIAEKQQHARERAQMPPEFKVTAQFLELYNEDLKDLLEPGGPRGGARIHEDTSGNIHLAGVEPRVVTSLEQALEYLRLGALSRTTGSTQMNTQSSRSHAIFTLYIRQQRCVKVEDPDADIDTSGTEPANEFETLTAKFHFVDLAGSERLKRTGATGDRAKEGISINCGLLALGNVISALGDKTKKALHVPYRDSKLTRLLQDSLGGNSQTVMIACVSPSDRDFMETLSTLKYANRARNIKNKVTINQDMSSRTIASLRREIQQLQLELMEYRQGKRVVGEDGVNDAWHENQMLNSELQSLRTRVKALSETVEALTAKNVLLLTEKAAGKWISSGGNGEVTSLVQGYVQEIEELRARLLEAEAMYQQLKKRQLQVNAANPYGDSGYVFQNDSTSVLSDAKKELQKEIETLSALKEQQAYSSNTANKVSEEGEGDDGDVVQDSVSEDDSDDDSDRKEEDEEEAAMGRELEALTSDIDMKQRLIQELELSQRRLQNMKQHYEDKLAQLQARIKDTQEERDKVLNSLQQQPTPPTEKVKKLRDEYEKKLTAMQKEVRLLQSAKKEHARLLKSQSQNENRLRGLRNELAEMKRAKVKLLNKMREEAQRHKENELRRNREIAQLRKESRKNANMIRTLEADKRMKEVVLRRKQEEVTALRKRDRGLSQKVAGRAPPKPINPKALKQRWQTFERTIAKQALAKQAAAETEREMERLLQEREELGRELEKLQKLRNDLTSKRGDPSDVDEEIDNVKSKISYLQDSISECQRDMMEVGDGETEGEPGVEALISTVQTVDEAQYLLQRMLAFTVEQSCVAAQKQLEVRDMESRLNQVAQESDVQHQLLEHVLRDRDLLSLTNNHHNNTMNYSPPSSRSSSPDNESYSQVIMGEERQRNNKVRRRTTQTQELLYGVQANPDNIKTEEQSQNHNHPLTRVPSAPGSLKGLVLTRSQHNITGGSPTLSRRDSTSPRPLRRPLHPGGGSMEQVAHTDVSSPPGSPTTYRRFNSREENVFSRLTASRQPASTYPQPMKGIISQCQGKTPPRAVLQCTHVAEGHSKAVLAICATEDLLFSGSKDRTVKVWDLRTGIENLTLTGHPNNVVAVKYSPVQNLLFSVSSAYVKVWDLRAANNCIKTLFSSGQAQSGQIALSTQVPMGETAINDLVLSLDEQELYAAASDKVRVWDLRKLTHIGRLSTPHTAAVMCLAVENDGRVIAGSKDHLISLVEPNMSGQSVCLAPPHYDGVQCLTACDSTLFSGSRDMCIKRWDLQKMELVQSLNNAHKDWILGLCMINSGTIMVSGCRGGVLKAWSVPKEQGGECAPIGEVRAHGSAINAVITNQQHVFTASNSGEVKLWRVPDSSISMSISAVSL, encoded by the exons ATGGCTGATGACACAAGTGTACGCGTCGCCGTACG AATAAGGCCTCAGGTAGCACGTGAAGTGATTGACATGTGTAGAATATGTACTCAAGTACCTCCAGGAGAACCCCAGGTCTTTCTTGGACCAGACAAGGCCTTCACATATGATTATGTTTTTGATACTGGTTTTGGACAAGGCACAATTTATGACACATGTGTAGCAAGATTAGTAGAAGGTGCTTTAGATGGGTATAATGCAACAGTTCTAGCTTATGGTCAGACTGGTTCTGGCAAAACTTATACAATGGGTACAGGTTTTGATGTGGAAGTTGATGAATCTGTTATTGGCATAATTCCTAGAGCAATTAAGCATCTGTTTGATGGAATAGCAGAGAAGCAACAGCATGCTAGGGAACGTGCACAAATGCCTCCTGAATTTAAG GTTACTGCACAATTTTTGGAATTGTATAATGAAGACTTGAAAGATCTGCTAGAACCAGGTGGACCAAGAGGTGGGGCCCGCATTCATGAAGACACATCTGGCAACATTCACTTAGCTGGTGTTGAACCACGTGTTGTAACTAGTTTGGAACAAGCGCTCGAATATTTACGATTAGGAGCATTATCGCGCACAACTGGGTCCACACAAATGAATACTCAGTCGTCGAGATCACAcgcaatatttactttatacaTAAGACAGCAAAGATGCGTTAAAGTTGAAGATCCGGATGCTGATATTGATACAAGCGGAACGGAACCAGCAAACGAGTTTGAAACTTTAACggcaaaatttcattttgtagaTTTAGCTGGCTCagaaagattaaaaagaaCTGGTGCTACAGGAGATAGGGCTAAGGAGGGAATATCTATAAATTGTGGACTG ttgGCTTTGGGTAATGTGATTTCAGCACTTGGTGACAAAACAAAGAAAGCTTTACATGTACCATATAGAGATTCTAAATTGACTAGACTACTTCAAGATTCTCTTGGAG GGAATAGTCAGACTGTTATGATAGCCTGCGTGTCACCAAGTGATAGAGATTTCATGGAAACTCTAAGCACATTAAAGTATGCAAATAGagcaagaaatataaagaacaaAGTTACAATTAATCAAGACATGAGTTCGAGAACTATAGCATCTTTAAGAAGGGAAATACAACAACTTCAATTAGAATTAATGGAGTACAGACAAG GCAAAAGAGTTGTTGGCGAAGATGGTGTTAATGATGCATGGCATGAAAATCAAATGTTGAATAGTGAGCTACAAAGTCTACGTACTAGAGTCAAAGCTCTTTCAGAGACCGTTGAAGCATTAACTGCGAAGAACGTTCTCCTTCTAACAGAAAAAGCTGCTGGTAAGTGGATATCATCAGGTGGAAATGGGGAAGTTACAAGCTTGGTACAAGGATACGTTCAAGAAATAGAAGAACTGAGAGCACGTCTTTTGGAAGCAGAAGCTATGtatcaacaattaaaaaaacgGCAATTGCAG GTTAATGCAGCAAATCCTTATGGTGACTCTGGATACGTATTTCAAAATGATTCTACATCAGTATTAAGCGACGCCAAAAAAGAGTTACAGAAGGAGATTGAAACACTGTCTGCATTAAAAGAGCAGCAAGCTTATAGCAGTAATACTGCCAATAAGGTGAGTGAGGAAGGAGAAGGCGATGATGGAGATGTTGTTCAAGACTCTGTGAGCGAAGATGACTCCGATGATGATTCTGATAGAAAAG aagaagacgaagaggaGGCAGCTATGGGTCGTGAGTTAGAGGCTCTAACATCGGATATAGATATGAAGCAGCGTTTAATTCAGGAGTTAGAACTTTCTCAACGGCGActacaaaatatgaaacagcATTACGAGGATAAACTCGCGCAGTTGCAGGCTCGCATTAAAGATACGCAAGAAGAAAGagataaagtattaaattctCTTCAACAACAGCCAACACCGCCGACGGAAAAAGTGAAGAAACTGCGTGACGAGTACGAGAAGAAATTGACCGCGATGCAAAAAGAAGTGCGACTTTTACAGTCTGCTAAAAAGGAGCATGCGAGACTATTAAAGAGCCAGTCTCAAAACGAGAATAGATTAAGAGGATTGAGAAACGAACTTGCAGAAATGAAGAGAGCTAAAGTAAAGTTGTTGAATAAAATGAGAGAAGAGGCTCAAAGACATAAAGAGAATGAGTTGAGGCGGAATAGAGAAATCGCTCAATTGCGTAAAGAAAGTAGAAAGAATGCAAACATGATTAGGACTCTGGAGGCTGATAAAAGGATGAAAGAAGTGGTGCTAAGACGTAAACAAGAAGAGGTTACAGCACTTAGGAAACGAGATAGAGGTCTCAGTCAGAAGGTAGCAGGTCGCGCGCCACCTAAACCGATTAATCCAAAAGCGTTGAAGCAAAGGTGGCAGACATTCGAAAGAACGATCGCGAAACAAGCATTAGCTAAACAGGCAGCTgcagaaacagagagagaaatggaaagaCTCCTTCAGGAACGCGAGGAACTAGGTAGAGAGCTTGAGAAACTCCAAAAACTCAGGAATGACTTAACAAGCAAAAGAGGAGATCCAAGTGATGTTGACGAAGAGATtgataatgtaaaaagtaaaattagtTATTTGCAG GATAGCATTTCCGAATGCCAACGAGATATGATGGAAGTGGGTGATGGAGAAACAGAGGGTGAACCAGGAGTTGAGGCTCTCATATCAACAGTTCAAACAGTGGATGAAGCTCAATACTTACTGCAAAGAATGCTGGCTTTCACTGTGGAACAAAGTTGCGTGGCAGCTCAGAAGCAGCTTGAGGTACGAGATATGGAATCACGGCTGAACCAAGTTGCACAAGAAAGCGATGTGCAGCATCAGTTATTGGAGCATGTACTGAGGGACAGAGATCTCCTATCCCTTACGAATAACCATCACAACAATACTATGAACTACAGCCCTCCAAGTTCGAGGAGCTCCTCACCGGATAA cgaaAGTTATAGTCAAGTTATTATGGGAGAGGAAAGACAACGTAACAATAAAGTGAGGAGAAGAACTACACAAACTCAAGAACTTCTTTACGGAGTGCAAGCAAATCCTGACAATATAAAGACAGAAGAACAAAGTCAAAACCATAATCATCCACTTACGAGGGTACCTAGCGCGCCAGGTAGTTTGAA AGGATTGGTACTGACAAGAAGTCAGCACAATATTACTGGAGGATCTCCGACCTTAAGTCGACGAGATAGTACATCACCAAGGCCGCTCCGACGACCATTACATCCTGGTGGAGGCTCCAT GGAACAGGTAGCACATACAGATGTGTCATCACCTCCTGGATCACCGACCACTTATCGCCGGTTCAACAGTAGGGAAGAAAATGTATTCTCCAGACTGACAGCGAGTAGACAACCGGCGTCGACATACCCACAGCCTATGAAAGGAATCATTTCTCAATGCCAAGGCAAG ACGCCTCCGAGAGCCGTTTTGCAATGTACTCACGTAGCAGAGGGGCATAGTAAAGCCGTTCTAGCTATATGCGCGACAGAAGATCTATTATTCAGTGGATCGAAAG ATCGAACTGTGAAAGTATGGGACTTAAGAACCGGAATTGAAAATCTTACTTTAACTGGTCATCCTAACAATGTTGTTGCAGTAAAGTATTCACCAGTACAGAACTTGTTATTCAGCGTGTCTTCTGCCTATGTCAAAGTTTGGGATTTAAGAGCAGCCAACAATTGCATAAAAACTTTGTTCTCATCTGGCCAAGCTCAAAGTGGACAAATTGCATTATCAACTCAAGTTCCAATGGGTGAAACCGCTATCAACGATTTGGTACTTAGTCTTGATGAACAAGAACTGTACGCAGCAGCTAGTGACAAAGTTAGAGTATGGGATCTTAGAAAGTTGACGCACATAGGGAGATTGAGTACGCCTCATACGGCTGCAGTAATGTGCCTGGCTGTTGAGAATGATGGTAGAGTGATAGCTGGTAGTAAGGATCATTTGATATCGCTTGTTGAACCTAATATGTCTGGTCAGTCAGTGTGTTTGGCACCACCACATTATGATGGGGTTCAGTGTTTAACCGCGTGCGACTCTACACTTTTCTCTG GCTCAAGAGACATGTGCATTAAACGATGGGATCTACAAAAAATGGAATTAGTTCAATCATTGAACAATGCACATAAAGATTGGATTTTGGGATTATGCATGATTAATAGTGGAACTATCATGGTCTCAGGTTGTCGAGGAGGAGTTCTAAAAGCGTGGTCTGTACCAAAGGAACAAGGTGGTGAGTGTGCACCAATTGGGGAAGTTCGGGCACATGGATCCGCTATCAATGCAGTAATAACTAATCAGCAGCATGTTTTTACTGCGAGCAA CTCTGGAGAGGTGAAGCTGTGGCGTGTCCCTGATTCCTCAATATCCATGTCCATTTCCGCAGTTTCCCtttaa
- the Klp31e gene encoding kinesin-like protein 31E isoform X1: MADDTSVRVAVRIRPQVAREVIDMCRICTQVPPGEPQVFLGPDKAFTYDYVFDTGFGQGTIYDTCVARLVEGALDGYNATVLAYGQTGSGKTYTMGTGFDVEVDESVIGIIPRAIKHLFDGIAEKQQHARERAQMPPEFKVTAQFLELYNEDLKDLLEPGGPRGGARIHEDTSGNIHLAGVEPRVVTSLEQALEYLRLGALSRTTGSTQMNTQSSRSHAIFTLYIRQQRCVKVEDPDADIDTSGTEPANEFETLTAKFHFVDLAGSERLKRTGATGDRAKEGISINCGLLALGNVISALGDKTKKALHVPYRDSKLTRLLQDSLGGNSQTVMIACVSPSDRDFMETLSTLKYANRARNIKNKVTINQDMSSRTIASLRREIQQLQLELMEYRQGKRVVGEDGVNDAWHENQMLNSELQSLRTRVKALSETVEALTAKNVLLLTEKAAGKWISSGGNGEVTSLVQGYVQEIEELRARLLEAEAMYQQLKKRQLQVNAANPYGDSGYVFQNDSTSVLSDAKKELQKEIETLSALKEQQAYSSNTANKVSEEGEGDDGDVVQDSVSEDDSDDDSDRKEEDEEEAAMGRELEALTSDIDMKQRLIQELELSQRRLQNMKQHYEDKLAQLQARIKDTQEERDKVLNSLQQQPTPPTEKVKKLRDEYEKKLTAMQKEVRLLQSAKKEHARLLKSQSQNENRLRGLRNELAEMKRAKVKLLNKMREEAQRHKENELRRNREIAQLRKESRKNANMIRTLEADKRMKEVVLRRKQEEVTALRKRDRGLSQKVAGRAPPKPINPKALKQRWQTFERTIAKQALAKQAAAETEREMERLLQEREELGRELEKLQKLRNDLTSKRGDPSDVDEEIDNVKSKISYLQDSISECQRDMMEVGDGETEGEPGVEALISTVQTVDEAQYLLQRMLAFTVEQSCVAAQKQLEVRDMESRLNQVAQESDVQHQLLEHVLRDRDLLSLTNNHHNNTMNYSPPSSRSSSPDNESYSQVIMGEERQRNNKVRRRTTQTQELLYGVQANPDNIKTEEQSQNHNHPLTRVPSAPGSLKGLVLTRSQHNITGGSPTLSRRDSTSPRPLRRPLHPGGGSMEQVAHTDVSSPPGSPTTYRRFNSREENVFSRLTASRQPASTYPQPMKGIISQCQGKTPPRAVLQCTHVAEGHSKAVLAICATEDLLFSGSKDRTVKVWDLRTGIENLTLTGHPNNVVAVKYSPVQNLLFSVSSAYVKVWDLRAANNCIKTLFSSGQAQSGQIALSTQVPMGETAINDLVLSLDEQELYAAASDKVRVWDLRKLTHIGRLSTPHTAAVMCLAVENDGRVIAGSKDHLISLVEPNMSGQSVCLAPPHYDGVQCLTACDSTLFSGSRDMCIKRWDLQKMELVQSLNNAHKDWILGLCMINSGTIMVSGCRGGVLKAWSVPKEQGGECAPIGEVRAHGSAINAVITNQQHVFTASNDGTVRLWSYYKRDARTFQRSNSLKS, encoded by the exons ATGGCTGATGACACAAGTGTACGCGTCGCCGTACG AATAAGGCCTCAGGTAGCACGTGAAGTGATTGACATGTGTAGAATATGTACTCAAGTACCTCCAGGAGAACCCCAGGTCTTTCTTGGACCAGACAAGGCCTTCACATATGATTATGTTTTTGATACTGGTTTTGGACAAGGCACAATTTATGACACATGTGTAGCAAGATTAGTAGAAGGTGCTTTAGATGGGTATAATGCAACAGTTCTAGCTTATGGTCAGACTGGTTCTGGCAAAACTTATACAATGGGTACAGGTTTTGATGTGGAAGTTGATGAATCTGTTATTGGCATAATTCCTAGAGCAATTAAGCATCTGTTTGATGGAATAGCAGAGAAGCAACAGCATGCTAGGGAACGTGCACAAATGCCTCCTGAATTTAAG GTTACTGCACAATTTTTGGAATTGTATAATGAAGACTTGAAAGATCTGCTAGAACCAGGTGGACCAAGAGGTGGGGCCCGCATTCATGAAGACACATCTGGCAACATTCACTTAGCTGGTGTTGAACCACGTGTTGTAACTAGTTTGGAACAAGCGCTCGAATATTTACGATTAGGAGCATTATCGCGCACAACTGGGTCCACACAAATGAATACTCAGTCGTCGAGATCACAcgcaatatttactttatacaTAAGACAGCAAAGATGCGTTAAAGTTGAAGATCCGGATGCTGATATTGATACAAGCGGAACGGAACCAGCAAACGAGTTTGAAACTTTAACggcaaaatttcattttgtagaTTTAGCTGGCTCagaaagattaaaaagaaCTGGTGCTACAGGAGATAGGGCTAAGGAGGGAATATCTATAAATTGTGGACTG ttgGCTTTGGGTAATGTGATTTCAGCACTTGGTGACAAAACAAAGAAAGCTTTACATGTACCATATAGAGATTCTAAATTGACTAGACTACTTCAAGATTCTCTTGGAG GGAATAGTCAGACTGTTATGATAGCCTGCGTGTCACCAAGTGATAGAGATTTCATGGAAACTCTAAGCACATTAAAGTATGCAAATAGagcaagaaatataaagaacaaAGTTACAATTAATCAAGACATGAGTTCGAGAACTATAGCATCTTTAAGAAGGGAAATACAACAACTTCAATTAGAATTAATGGAGTACAGACAAG GCAAAAGAGTTGTTGGCGAAGATGGTGTTAATGATGCATGGCATGAAAATCAAATGTTGAATAGTGAGCTACAAAGTCTACGTACTAGAGTCAAAGCTCTTTCAGAGACCGTTGAAGCATTAACTGCGAAGAACGTTCTCCTTCTAACAGAAAAAGCTGCTGGTAAGTGGATATCATCAGGTGGAAATGGGGAAGTTACAAGCTTGGTACAAGGATACGTTCAAGAAATAGAAGAACTGAGAGCACGTCTTTTGGAAGCAGAAGCTATGtatcaacaattaaaaaaacgGCAATTGCAG GTTAATGCAGCAAATCCTTATGGTGACTCTGGATACGTATTTCAAAATGATTCTACATCAGTATTAAGCGACGCCAAAAAAGAGTTACAGAAGGAGATTGAAACACTGTCTGCATTAAAAGAGCAGCAAGCTTATAGCAGTAATACTGCCAATAAGGTGAGTGAGGAAGGAGAAGGCGATGATGGAGATGTTGTTCAAGACTCTGTGAGCGAAGATGACTCCGATGATGATTCTGATAGAAAAG aagaagacgaagaggaGGCAGCTATGGGTCGTGAGTTAGAGGCTCTAACATCGGATATAGATATGAAGCAGCGTTTAATTCAGGAGTTAGAACTTTCTCAACGGCGActacaaaatatgaaacagcATTACGAGGATAAACTCGCGCAGTTGCAGGCTCGCATTAAAGATACGCAAGAAGAAAGagataaagtattaaattctCTTCAACAACAGCCAACACCGCCGACGGAAAAAGTGAAGAAACTGCGTGACGAGTACGAGAAGAAATTGACCGCGATGCAAAAAGAAGTGCGACTTTTACAGTCTGCTAAAAAGGAGCATGCGAGACTATTAAAGAGCCAGTCTCAAAACGAGAATAGATTAAGAGGATTGAGAAACGAACTTGCAGAAATGAAGAGAGCTAAAGTAAAGTTGTTGAATAAAATGAGAGAAGAGGCTCAAAGACATAAAGAGAATGAGTTGAGGCGGAATAGAGAAATCGCTCAATTGCGTAAAGAAAGTAGAAAGAATGCAAACATGATTAGGACTCTGGAGGCTGATAAAAGGATGAAAGAAGTGGTGCTAAGACGTAAACAAGAAGAGGTTACAGCACTTAGGAAACGAGATAGAGGTCTCAGTCAGAAGGTAGCAGGTCGCGCGCCACCTAAACCGATTAATCCAAAAGCGTTGAAGCAAAGGTGGCAGACATTCGAAAGAACGATCGCGAAACAAGCATTAGCTAAACAGGCAGCTgcagaaacagagagagaaatggaaagaCTCCTTCAGGAACGCGAGGAACTAGGTAGAGAGCTTGAGAAACTCCAAAAACTCAGGAATGACTTAACAAGCAAAAGAGGAGATCCAAGTGATGTTGACGAAGAGATtgataatgtaaaaagtaaaattagtTATTTGCAG GATAGCATTTCCGAATGCCAACGAGATATGATGGAAGTGGGTGATGGAGAAACAGAGGGTGAACCAGGAGTTGAGGCTCTCATATCAACAGTTCAAACAGTGGATGAAGCTCAATACTTACTGCAAAGAATGCTGGCTTTCACTGTGGAACAAAGTTGCGTGGCAGCTCAGAAGCAGCTTGAGGTACGAGATATGGAATCACGGCTGAACCAAGTTGCACAAGAAAGCGATGTGCAGCATCAGTTATTGGAGCATGTACTGAGGGACAGAGATCTCCTATCCCTTACGAATAACCATCACAACAATACTATGAACTACAGCCCTCCAAGTTCGAGGAGCTCCTCACCGGATAA cgaaAGTTATAGTCAAGTTATTATGGGAGAGGAAAGACAACGTAACAATAAAGTGAGGAGAAGAACTACACAAACTCAAGAACTTCTTTACGGAGTGCAAGCAAATCCTGACAATATAAAGACAGAAGAACAAAGTCAAAACCATAATCATCCACTTACGAGGGTACCTAGCGCGCCAGGTAGTTTGAA AGGATTGGTACTGACAAGAAGTCAGCACAATATTACTGGAGGATCTCCGACCTTAAGTCGACGAGATAGTACATCACCAAGGCCGCTCCGACGACCATTACATCCTGGTGGAGGCTCCAT GGAACAGGTAGCACATACAGATGTGTCATCACCTCCTGGATCACCGACCACTTATCGCCGGTTCAACAGTAGGGAAGAAAATGTATTCTCCAGACTGACAGCGAGTAGACAACCGGCGTCGACATACCCACAGCCTATGAAAGGAATCATTTCTCAATGCCAAGGCAAG ACGCCTCCGAGAGCCGTTTTGCAATGTACTCACGTAGCAGAGGGGCATAGTAAAGCCGTTCTAGCTATATGCGCGACAGAAGATCTATTATTCAGTGGATCGAAAG ATCGAACTGTGAAAGTATGGGACTTAAGAACCGGAATTGAAAATCTTACTTTAACTGGTCATCCTAACAATGTTGTTGCAGTAAAGTATTCACCAGTACAGAACTTGTTATTCAGCGTGTCTTCTGCCTATGTCAAAGTTTGGGATTTAAGAGCAGCCAACAATTGCATAAAAACTTTGTTCTCATCTGGCCAAGCTCAAAGTGGACAAATTGCATTATCAACTCAAGTTCCAATGGGTGAAACCGCTATCAACGATTTGGTACTTAGTCTTGATGAACAAGAACTGTACGCAGCAGCTAGTGACAAAGTTAGAGTATGGGATCTTAGAAAGTTGACGCACATAGGGAGATTGAGTACGCCTCATACGGCTGCAGTAATGTGCCTGGCTGTTGAGAATGATGGTAGAGTGATAGCTGGTAGTAAGGATCATTTGATATCGCTTGTTGAACCTAATATGTCTGGTCAGTCAGTGTGTTTGGCACCACCACATTATGATGGGGTTCAGTGTTTAACCGCGTGCGACTCTACACTTTTCTCTG GCTCAAGAGACATGTGCATTAAACGATGGGATCTACAAAAAATGGAATTAGTTCAATCATTGAACAATGCACATAAAGATTGGATTTTGGGATTATGCATGATTAATAGTGGAACTATCATGGTCTCAGGTTGTCGAGGAGGAGTTCTAAAAGCGTGGTCTGTACCAAAGGAACAAGGTGGTGAGTGTGCACCAATTGGGGAAGTTCGGGCACATGGATCCGCTATCAATGCAGTAATAACTAATCAGCAGCATGTTTTTACTGCGAGCAA TGATGGAACGGTGAGACTATGGAGCTACTATAAGAGAGACGCAAGAACTTTCCAGAGAAGCAACTCGTTGAAAAgctaa